tgatgttaattcccgttaacgacagccacacgatggcgatcccgttatgccgatgttcaacagccgccaagggctgcaagctgcaagagcgctgcttcctttgttccacttcacaaaaggtcaattcgaaagcggacagcaatgaccttcactcgtacactataccaatagcacaatagtaaaagtggcaacgcacaataccgacactgaactttactcgtcaagagttggatagcgaatgattttccttcgttgatcgtattgttttcacatattcacgttggagagccttaattttgattgaatgtaatacttttccgtttactgtttttgagagcataggcagccgtggcagtgttccgagctctgcgatacaattttcttacccaatgttgaagttgctaaaacatacattatagacccattaaacgtaaaaataataattgtattgatatcaacacaatttcattctattgattttcatgacatgaaacgctatgactcacaaataacattttattgagtggtttttatagctgtttcgatgatgttgtctggcatcagtgtcgaaaaaataacgatgctttcaccaatacaaacaaaaccattgccgaagattgaaaaacgaaaatttaactttcagagcacttgctagagttttccgacgtttttcactatacagtgcgacagcagatgaaaattcaacatcttgtaagtaatcgattagaatttggttgatattacttgatgggaagtgtgcgaaaacgatcattttcttcacactgtttcgcaaaattattgattttcgggcgagaggtgagggagggagatgaatgaaatgagcgccattgtggcagccatttgtggctagcttccaccttcaccttaaacaatacgtgagtcccctaagcgcgagccctgttttatgctgcctacgctcaatttgcattgggtGGGATAGGGTTGTCAGAGCCCCGGTATTACCATCTGTTTATATGAGTCATTAAAGCCCAACGTAaggaattgacgaatttacgttagaattgcaaccagatggcgcagcgagtaaaatgatgatgttttgtttttttaggtatggaattgttttgatttgttttgaaaattctgaaattttctGCGAAATCACGGATTCATGCATTGTttctacgctgaaaaggttagaaaatcatcattttacattgtttcattcataacatatgaCGAATGATTCGATACAAGTAttataatttacattttttcattaggtAAATGatgctgcggtgaaagtgatgatggttttaaattttactatgtGAGTTCATGGAAGATTTGtaattctttccataaattacaatgttataatcataaacgaTTATTTGACTGCGAtgggtttggaagaaatttaattctgcgcaattttatatataacatgttattttcttacctcttccagtgatgaaaactgtataaatattgacaatggttgaatcaaagaaggaaattcgagagcacaatctaaaacaagtagaaaaatgcatggttcctgcatgtgagaactacgtggtttgtttttgagttttaaaataaaataacgtgatttgtttttgagttttaggtaaCATTAGCattattttcttagttcaaaaacaaaatccagatgtctcaccgatcgtttacgttttgcgttagatcgccaatagtacGCACGTTTTTTCAATCGGTCCCCAAAAGTGTGAAATTCTCGAATatattttgagatttttttccatTAAAATGTGTGGCGCAGATTACGTGTACAATCGGTTTAGCGTATCAACTGTTTCTTAGTGGGAAAGAatagttttatttcaattcccGTCGAATGGGATTTTCGTTGAAGAAAATCGCCATTTTAGCTGCATCCGGTTCGAAGAAAAGGATCTTGAATCGCGTAACCCGAAGTTACCAGATAAACCCCGTCTACTTGTCGAAGTAAGTCCCCCGTCCCCATcagtgatagtcaagtagatttttcaCTAGAggtgccatctagacgtcaaccttatgaacttttcagccgaactgttataccTATTCCTTCCATTCAAGTGACCCTTTCcaggtcaagtgaccctttatgaaattacaatttttgacacgcgAAATAGCAttgtagcttggaatggttactgttagctcgcttggataatcagcaatacaattaattctaatcgttcactattcattcacaaaaatatataaagcaatagcaaaaatatgtaaagcaatggttttgtatcacaaccacgcATACAATactttctgatatcatatgaatgtttaTATGgatcaaatgacccgttgcggtagttggagcagattacatatatttctcggtgaaaaaaaaataacaggagaggagtaaacactgaaaaatacattcgatgtatgttttaagacaagtagtgtaggcaaatgatgttgtgacaatgtaatttgcaagaaaagttttgaaaattttgaagtatTGTGTATGATTGGAGAAATTTGGCTCTAGCGATCTGAAGTGTCACTTCATTCCGAAAAAGGAGTCTCTTGCCCCAAATCGTTTGAGTATCCCTGCTCTACACCATATCAAACATCTCATATTCTCCGCTATCAAATTCAGAGTCAATGGCATCAGTTGTAAGCAatctgcagaaaaaaaaatgggattgaaagagaagaacatggTGTTGAGGTAAGTTAGACCATTTCCACTAATTTCatactcacaactgaatggatttccgagcgagcaCCGTTTTCTAAACAGATTTGTGTGACTTCAacagcctgttttcaaagcaattttgaagCTATTAGCAAGTTTCCTGGTCAATAATTgaaaatcatataactcttgtccttcggatgaagtgattatctttcgaatgaagattATCTAATCGAAAACGACCAGAATTGGTCAACCGAAAAGGTGGTGTCTTCTATCATGACAACGTTAAACCACACACATCTTTTATGACGCGCCAAAATTGAGGGAACCTGGTTATGCATCCACCGTACAGTCCTGACTTTGCCCTGTATCAATCTCCGCAGAACTATCTGTCCGACATAACAGtcgttgaaaatcatttggaAAGGATTTTCGCTGATGAACCCCACAGACGTGGAACGAATGAAATTATGAAGTTACGCGAAAAATGAGGGGAGGTTACAAATAATAATGATTGAGCTGCTCCCTTGCTGCCCTTGATGACGattaaaattgtttttcaataaagaaaaatatCGTTCAAGGCTTAAAAGATGGGTTTTTGGATGATTTTCAATGAAGGAACCTTCGATTGTATACACGACCTTTGGTTTAGTAATGGGACACGCGACAGATTTAGCTGCGCAGACTCCCAAAAACGTTTCAGTCAAGTGTCTTAATTGTCAGAGACAGCAATAAATTCTAGAAACACTGATAGAATCGAATCAACCATGAAAAAACAACCAACACTCACCGTCCAATGATGCTGCGTATCTTACTGTCGCTGTGATGTGAGATCGCCTCCAGATCTTCGGAGGTCTCCTTCAGTTCAGATTCTTCCAGCTTCTGGCGCAGCTCGTCCACCGAAGCCTGAAGTCGTTGGATTTCTCGTTCGCACTGTTCGACCGATTTGCTCGTGCTGGTTCGATGATGGCGCCGCTTGCTCTCACTACCCAcaacaccaccaccaccaccaataGCGATCGCAAGATGGTTACCGTGGCTGTTGAGTCCAACCGACGACATCACCGGGTGTCGCTTGGGTGCACTTTCCGTATCGGTCGAGCTGTCGGACAATGTTCGTCCCGAATCGATGCTCATTCGTCGCTGGTACCGGCTGTTCGCTCCGTTCGTGCTGCTATGATGGTGATCACGGGTTCCGTTGCCACTGGTGGTGTAGCTGCTGATGGGTTGGATGTCGAGTGGTTCCTCCCGCTTATACTGAAAAAAGGGAAATTATTAGAAACATTGCAAGATCAACAACGATGCCACGAGTCTCACctgcatcaacggattggtccTTGGCATCCGACTGCTTCCCAGCCTTCGACTGTGCAGTCCCCCGAACGAATCGAACGCATTCCCATTGCTCGCATTCAGCGAATCCAGCTCTCGATAGTTATCGTTGTTGCTTAGCCGTTCATCACTACTCGAGGTGTGCAAATTACCTCCGCTTCCGATCGTGCTGAGATGACTTTTGTAAACGTTCCTTCCAGCGATGGGTCCACCATTGGATCCTCCCCCATTGCTCCCAATAATCAGATTATTATTGTACGCGTTGAGTGCATTCCCGTTACTGGTGGTGTTCGTGTTGTGGTGATAGAGGGGATTTTTGTACGACAACGGAGCGTAATGGGAGCCTTCTTGTTCATTATTGTTGGCACCGTTGAGACTGGTCATGTTTTCGTTGTTCCCCGAAATATAGCGCTGACTTATGTATCCATATTTTCCACTGCTAACCTTCCTCGGGGGTGGAACCTTGTTGGCCACGTATTCGATCTGCTGCTGGCCCAGTTCCACCGGACTAGAACTCTGGGACTGAGTGGTGATGCTTTGGTATCCGGAGCTGCAGATGTTGGAGAACTGTCCGATGGAAATGTTGCTACCCTTGCTGACCAGTTGCTCTTTGCCCTTCTGGTTCTCGATGTTCTGCTCATCGGCGTAATTCAGCAGATCTTCAAGATCCTCCAAACTCATTGGCATATTGGAAGGGTTAGTGGTTGCGGAGGGAGTGGGCGTAGAAGTGGTGACCATTTCGCTGTGTGGGATTCCGAGGCTGGGAGGATTCTTGCCAATATCCGAGAGTAGACTCAGCTGTGAGCCGTTGAGATTGCGACTTCGGCTTCCGGTGATATGCGTTGAGGATTTCAAATGTGGCGTCGGACTTTTCCTGTTGAACGGATTGCTCGGATCGAACCCAATCTGGATTAGGTTGTTGCCATTGCTGTGGTCCTGcatttcctcgttcaaattgctGCTGTTAACCGTAACGGCATTATTTCGAGGCAGGGTACTTGCGCGTATTCCTCCGCAGCTCAGAACCGGACTTTTCTCCTTCTCACTCTTCAAACTGCCCATATTGCTCGAGTTGTTGAAGTATGGTGCGACTGTTCCGTAGGTGCGCATACTACCGATCTGATATTGGTACTTGTTTTCGCTAGCGCTGTTTGTACTTGAAATGTTGTGATGTTGAACGGCCGGATTGACCACGTACAGATTCGAGGCCGAATTAATACTGGATGTGGAGTGTGAATGTTGCAGAGAGTTTGTGCTCTGGTTCTGGCTCAGCAACGGTCGAACCGTGGGGTCATTGTAGCGGAATATATTTTTCTCCAGCGAGGTCGGAGTAAGCACTCCCCGGATGATTCCCCGTTCGGCAGTTTTCATTGGTGCAGCTGGCAGACTTTGGTTCTCTTGGTTGGGATGAGGCTGGGGTTGAGGCATCTGTTGGGTGGTGGTGATAAAGTTGTTGGTCTCCTTGGCGATCGTTATCGACTCCAGTATGGTCGGAAGCGGATGAAGATCAATCTGCTTTGAGGCGGGCAATTTTTGGATGCTTTCTGCAAGCAATGTGTGCAGAATTGAAAGCTGTTTCCCTTGATCGATATATCCAGCCCAATCGAGAATACTTTCCTGCATCGACTGCTCCGAGCGTGTCGAGATATCGTGCAGGAATTGCTTCATCCGAGGTGCTTCCTGTTCGAGAAAATCATTCAGAAACTCCATGAAGTTCTCCTTGCCCTGGAAACGTGTGAAGTTGGCCAAAGTTTGGAGAGTCTTCGCTACCAGAGTGAGATTGCGAGTTGCTCGGGTCGACGGAAGCTCGTTTGTGATGTTGAAAAGGCTGGGAGAAAGTATAGCCGGACAGAGGAAACGCAAGAAGATCGAAGCGCTGATCAGATTATCGGCCATATCCTCACGATCGAGCGTTTGGAGCCGCTCGCGGAATGTCGAAAAACAATCTCTCAGCTGGGTTGGGAAATTCTTACTGCTCTCGGCAATGCTATTCCAGGCCGTTTTCACCGCATTCCGCAGTGCCTGCTGCTGACGCGAGAGCGATCCATTAGCTTTTAATGGGTCTACCTCACAGTCGCGGTCAGAGGATATTATTTCCGATATTGGAGTGGATAGCGTGTCTTGAAGATACTGCTCTCCAGTCAGTTTCAGAAAAGCTTCCATACTCTTTGTGGCGAGTGAATTCCCACGAAAAGTTAGCCGTTGATCTCCAACGCGAAGCAGGTCCAAAGCTACCACATCCGTTAGAAACGCAGCGGCCATTCCTTGTGCGTGCATCAAAAGTACCAGAGCTTGGCCAATATCTTCCTTAGCTTTCACTCCGATAACTGGCTCCAAAATTTCACAAACCTTCCGATAGTTTTCCTTCAGATAATCCAAGAATTCCTGGTAAACGTTTATCGGTAGAATGTCTATGCACTGGAAGCGACACTTTATTCTCAGCGTTGGAATTGGTTCTTTGGAAGAGTTTTTACTGATACTGTCGTGTTTCTCGGCAATAATTGGGTACCAGTCCTCGGAGAATGTCCTCGATGTGACCTCGTGGATCGGAATTTTGACCGACCCGACGAGTGCATGTTTGTcccttttcttcttcttttctcccTCCCTGTAAACATTCACCGTAATCACGTTGATATCGGGAACATCGGGAAAATCGAAGTACTCGCCCCAAAACAGCAGCTCCGTTCGTAGCTTCACGGACGTCCGACCGTACAGCGTCTTGTCCAGGTTTATTTCACAGAAATATTTCTTCTTCGGTGGTAGTGCTTTGGCTTCATATATCCACATCTTAAGCGAATTGTCCGTTCGCCGGGTATTTTCAGCGTTCGGTGCAATCGACTTTCGCAGACTGTAAATCCACAGATCCCGCTCCTGCCGGGATCCGCAGCTGTAGTACCGTTCGCCTCGGGGTCCTCCGCGCACCTGAAAGCAGTGCCGTCGACCGAGCACCGAAGCGTGCACCGGTACCACTCCGATCGCCCCGATGCAGGACAGATCAATGGTAGACATCACAGCGTGGTTCGAGAGTAGGCTCTCGTGCGATCGGGATCCACGCAGACCACCCTGGCCACGCTTGGAGCGCTCCAGCTTGGTGACGGACTTTGTGCGCTTCAGCGGGTTCGATCGGAAGGAACTGCAAACCAAAGGGAAAGGTTTTATTAGTAATGTTGATCAATATATGGTCCATATTCAGTCAAACCGGACTAAGTAACAACGTAAGAAAAAAATAGGTAATAGTAGCAAACAATCAAGAAATTTTCAACCAACCTTCTGCGTTTATCAGATCACACTTATATTGCAATCAGCCAGGTTATGGCATAATTTATTTTGACTGATCAGCAAAAAATGATAAAGgtatgcagtcagagtggaGCAAGATCATACGACCATAGCGACAAGAGACTAGAGGGAAGCCACGTTTTTCTGACAACCGGAAAAtggaaatttcaaatgaaatgttcGATTTCTCCGCATCAGACGATTCTGCCCTTTGTCCTTAATGAACACGGAAAAGAAACTCATATTGAAACACAATTTAGGGTAGGTGTACTAAttatgaaaagaatattttagttctattttagttcaaaagtatactttttctagcagAAAATGTCACCTCCATGTagccattatggtaatagtcgaTGTCACATGTAAAAAGTGTTGataggattcaaataatacttcaaaaataatttttaaataaaactatgcCTCTAAATGATATTCCTAATATGCAATACTCTGTCGTTAATCCTacactcgataaaaaaaataaaggtatagagcgcgaagtcgaaatttttgagtgatttgagaaatgctgtaacttcatgaaaaaccaacgcatgaagatgagaTATACATTATTTTAAAGCTTCAAATTTGAGCTGTAACACTTGAATGTTTTTATCTTGTTGTGTGTaggttagggtgccaatgaaaattgttGATTACACCCTTGGGtaattttcgactttcaaaaagtTTTACCGCTTTGCGCgactcttccttaagtccgattgagctgaactattgcatagggtgtttttccgaggtggtgaacattttgtatggggtacctttttgaaattttaaagtcgactttttcccatacattcattggcaccctagtgtaggTGTAGTGTATAACAATattagaatgattttttttattttttaaagattttgtagATTAACACAGTATTTTATTACCCAAGTCACACAAATAAATAAAGGAGGTTCTCTTCTAAACTTTTGACATCGAATTCATCAGGAAATGATTTTACTGCTGAGTTTTTGACGAAAGAAAATGTTGATGATGAGAattgatcggtcattgatagcTCATTTTCAAAAGCTTCGCGagtatttttgttgtaaaagaACATAGACGATGAAGATCTAACGTCGAGATGCCATACCGCAAAACCTATAATAGTCGATGTTTTGCTGACACCAATAGAGCGAAGGCTCTGGTCGGATGGTGAACGGTTGTGCAATAGCACAACCGTGCTTCTGAACGCTTGAACTTGCAATATAAACAGCCGAAACTCTTTCGGAAATTTGTTCTGTGATGAACTTATAACTGTACTACTACTGCTAACAATCGTTTGAAATAAGTAtgaccggataccggatatccggcaagcttcgaggccggatgGTCGAATATCCGATAACTGGATATTCGATTCTTCTTTTGCGAATACTAAACTGAGAAAAGCTGCAAGGATTACAATTTAGGGAGAAATAGAGACATTTTTACAAGCAATAATGAACGATGATTACATTTTCCGATTCTGAATGATTCTAAAATCAATATCCTTTAATAGAGAATGAAAGTTTTCTGCAAGGATCTTGAATGGATTCTATTCTGATAAGGATATTCTACTATgatgatgagatttttgtggatatattgaaataattttaatactggACGAATAAGAGTAAGGACTTCGAAGCTCAATATCAACagaacatcaaccaattatttgtattaacactttcgtcgcccagtcacccagatatgggtgacactttcctcgttcaaattgaataggatttttaaaaggaatttcACAGAATAGGcatctaaatgtaactataggatataaagagaaataataaaatcattatcatacAATTATAATGTTTTTATTATACTTTACATTAATTTATAGTTCGGAGGGTTTGTAATGCagctttttgcgaaacccatataatatgactttgacatatgttattgttgtcaattcgtcttcaaattaaaaaaaaatgctagGTCATGTGAatgttgtctacaaactaagtttgatcttcatttaataatttatccgcaagttgggaCTCGCATGAAACTCGAGAAtatcgcgttgggcgacgaacgtgttgagAATTAGAAAACTAAGAACATTAGGGATGATAATCAAagagagggtacacttacttcactaCAGATCAAAAAAGAAACAACAAGCATTATAAGTTCCAGCATATCCAGAATATTtcgaatcaatcgcaatcacgaTCCTTGTATTTGGTGGCCATTGAACTCTGAGCGTTACCCTCAACTAGCAAGTTTTACTCAGTAGTATTCACAGCGAAAGATAACTATCTGAGATTATTTTAatatgatttatcttctgttaatacgaaataattgtattttttataatatccggtatccggtatccggaTAGGCAGGTTACAAAATATGTGAGGgtgagaaaaaagaaaaagaaaaacacaaaagcattaaattcttatactcgaccgtttcacaaacatatagatcaactgcatatagcaaatgtcgcgagttccccacacgtctctaacaggaacatagggttgtcttccttgggcctcaaggacattcaaaaggtactctctggctgcgtaattatccgtacattgtcaaactgcgtgatcgatgtcatcgtaaccgtttccacatcgacagacattgctttgaacaagatttattctgtggagatgcacatctagcgagtagtggttggacataaggaGGGTGAGGGTTGTGATGCAGTTAACGCTTCTTCTCAGGAACTGAACAATGGACATTAACCCATAAATCTAAGATTTAATGTTCAACCAAACAATTCCATACAAagctttgattttttggccactcagggtAAGTCCCAAAAGATCGATTTCCAGccaaaaatttttattcgagataacaccagatctcgacgtctcatgcaatttgaaggcatttggcatcaaaatatatttttttgaaaaccccgatttcatgtactctCCATTAGGGAGATTTTCTAGGGggcaaaaatcaaaatttgaccgttttgaggcacccctaaatcatgtccaacTGAGTTTAAATTTTGTACAGCTCATCTTTTTGGGTCAATGAACAAAATGTATATGATCAGTTCTTCAAATTCGATTATTAGTTTTTATactccataccttcattgccactcAGGCTATGTccaaaaaagatcgattttggGCCAAACATTttcttttcgagatgacaccagatctcgactttACATGTATAATTtggcatcgatttttttctgattttccaaattttataTTACTCACATACCATAATAGGTTCTATTGCGATAATAGCACTTTAGCACTTTTGTCCTAtatgattttcatttaattcATAGTTATTGAAAAATTGATCGAATATATTATTATACTTTGTTCAGACAGAGTGTATCAAGTGCCAGAGAGTAAAAAACTGCAATTTCTAAACATTTCATGACCGATTTCAGTTCCAACAGTGGTTTTTCACTGGCGCAAGTACTGTTTTTCAAAATCACGCTAGCCCATTTGTCATTGAAAGTTCTTCATCTTATTAACCGTAGACTAAGCAAAATTGTGAATAGGCTTTGAAACTAAAATTAGATATaaaatttggctcctttaaacttatataatggagcctgtacaaataaaagattatagaaaaaaattaaacttagtcattgaatttttttttaatcaagaaTTGAACTTGAATATATATactaatcgattatttttggtAAGTAAAATACAGTTCCAAGCCATAAAATTGGTTTGTTTTATTACAGCCGTTCCatgacaaaccgatatagtggtatatttttatttttttttcattatgaccattttcattttggggtggttcgaaaattcatttttttcacttttgccaaaaaatgactttttctaattcatgacttttgtaccactgaaccgatttagatgatcgacatatcaaattgaagtcaatatgCTAggcttttattgaaaaatattgaacttgcaaaaaaatgaattttattttcgtaattattgattgtagtcgttttttattgttttcatggctttggactagagggcgctatattttacataacatatctcgatatctgagatgctatttttttcgtttttgagatttgatatttcaaagttttcaatttaattttttgttatttttcggaaaaagtggaaaaaaatgattttttggaccaccctaaaatggaaatggaaacaccctgacgaaaaaataaaaaaatacgggtctaatattttgcgataaagaacaaaacttcaTGGAAACCTAAGAGCcaccatatcggtttggcatggttcagtcaga
The Toxorhynchites rutilus septentrionalis strain SRP chromosome 2, ASM2978413v1, whole genome shotgun sequence genome window above contains:
- the LOC129764826 gene encoding ras GTPase-activating protein raskol isoform X6, which codes for MGKITVFYTSYEKACRRGSAPSTPVLGQKSESTSRFTNFFSKRSFRSNPLKRTKSVTKLERSKRGQGGLRGSRSHESLLSNHAVMSTIDLSCIGAIGVVPVHASVLGRRHCFQVRGGPRGERYYSCGSRQERDLWIYSLRKSIAPNAENTRRTDNSLKMWIYEAKALPPKKKYFCEINLDKTLYGRTSVKLRTELLFWGEYFDFPDVPDINVITVNVYREGEKKKKRDKHALVGSVKIPIHEVTSRTFSEDWYPIIAEKHDSISKNSSKEPIPTLRIKCRFQCIDILPINVYQEFLDYLKENYRKVCEILEPVIGVKAKEDIGQALVLLMHAQGMAAAFLTDVVALDLLRVGDQRLTFRGNSLATKSMEAFLKLTGEQYLQDTLSTPISEIISSDRDCEVDPLKANGSLSRQQQALRNAVKTAWNSIAESSKNFPTQLRDCFSTFRERLQTLDREDMADNLISASIFLRFLCPAILSPSLFNITNELPSTRATRNLTLVAKTLQTLANFTRFQGKENFMEFLNDFLEQEAPRMKQFLHDISTRSEQSMQESILDWAGYIDQGKQLSILHTLLAESIQKLPASKQIDLHPLPTILESITIAKETNNFITTTQQMPQPQPHPNQENQSLPAAPMKTAERGIIRGVLTPTSLEKNIFRYNDPTVRPLLSQNQSTNSLQHSHSTSSINSASNLYVVNPAVQHHNISSTNSASENKYQYQIGSMRTYGTVAPYFNNSSNMGSLKSEKEKSPVLSCGGIRASTLPRNNAVTVNSSNLNEEMQDHSNGNNLIQIGFDPSNPFNRKSPTPHLKSSTHITGSRSRNLNGSQLSLLSDIGKNPPSLGIPHSEMVTTSTPTPSATTNPSNMPMSLEDLEDLLNYADEQNIENQKGKEQLVSKGSNISIGQFSNICSSGYQSITTQSQSSSPVELGQQQIEYVANKVPPPRKVSSGKYGYISQRYISGNNENMTSLNGANNNEQEGSHYAPLSYKNPLYHHNTNTTSNGNALNAYNNNLIIGSNGGGSNGGPIAGRNVYKSHLSTIGSGGNLHTSSSDERLSNNDNYRELDSLNASNGNAFDSFGGLHSRRLGSSRMPRTNPLMQYKREEPLDIQPISSYTTSGNGTRDHHHSSTNGANSRYQRRMSIDSGRTLSDSSTDTESAPKRHPVMSSVGLNSHGNHLAIAIGGGGGVVGSESKRRHHRTSTSKSVEQCEREIQRLQASVDELRQKLEESELKETSEDLEAISHHSDSKIRSIIGRLLAMEEELRREQYKMSLVLSHKQRVIEAQGQQIAALDAANNRLLTALSSLRNRYENNQSNQNDASSPQPNASASSC
- the LOC129764826 gene encoding ras GTPase-activating protein raskol isoform X1, with protein sequence MLQAAETSFASTESSRRRSTFYVPLITDTSCHEAPTEEPQTVTSSSSAASHPTEDYLKRSLERIYNPDLSACSFEWSLNDSLSSSSNMLLVSSDRENKLKRYGIVLNASVNIDDDDATCHQKQSNTSTPIRLTKSRSRGNILNIQEKPSLGPSPAKEKSKTLPQNLSPANTFPPKSSFLLKSTPKIPFNYSSDAGSRGSPDPSTSSPHSALSPKKSLSFIRRTHSTKLSRSNSLLKSLTSKCVDQSVDNLNMLKVVVKELDFTRLEKFIRCGDKADEMVRDLFLRAKDDKEEESAIHSDTSYEKACRRGSAPSTPVLGQKSESTSRFTNFFSKRSFRSNPLKRTKSVTKLERSKRGQGGLRGSRSHESLLSNHAVMSTIDLSCIGAIGVVPVHASVLGRRHCFQVRGGPRGERYYSCGSRQERDLWIYSLRKSIAPNAENTRRTDNSLKMWIYEAKALPPKKKYFCEINLDKTLYGRTSVKLRTELLFWGEYFDFPDVPDINVITVNVYREGEKKKKRDKHALVGSVKIPIHEVTSRTFSEDWYPIIAEKHDSISKNSSKEPIPTLRIKCRFQCIDILPINVYQEFLDYLKENYRKVCEILEPVIGVKAKEDIGQALVLLMHAQGMAAAFLTDVVALDLLRVGDQRLTFRGNSLATKSMEAFLKLTGEQYLQDTLSTPISEIISSDRDCEVDPLKANGSLSRQQQALRNAVKTAWNSIAESSKNFPTQLRDCFSTFRERLQTLDREDMADNLISASIFLRFLCPAILSPSLFNITNELPSTRATRNLTLVAKTLQTLANFTRFQGKENFMEFLNDFLEQEAPRMKQFLHDISTRSEQSMQESILDWAGYIDQGKQLSILHTLLAESIQKLPASKQIDLHPLPTILESITIAKETNNFITTTQQMPQPQPHPNQENQSLPAAPMKTAERGIIRGVLTPTSLEKNIFRYNDPTVRPLLSQNQSTNSLQHSHSTSSINSASNLYVVNPAVQHHNISSTNSASENKYQYQIGSMRTYGTVAPYFNNSSNMGSLKSEKEKSPVLSCGGIRASTLPRNNAVTVNSSNLNEEMQDHSNGNNLIQIGFDPSNPFNRKSPTPHLKSSTHITGSRSRNLNGSQLSLLSDIGKNPPSLGIPHSEMVTTSTPTPSATTNPSNMPMSLEDLEDLLNYADEQNIENQKGKEQLVSKGSNISIGQFSNICSSGYQSITTQSQSSSPVELGQQQIEYVANKVPPPRKVSSGKYGYISQRYISGNNENMTSLNGANNNEQEGSHYAPLSYKNPLYHHNTNTTSNGNALNAYNNNLIIGSNGGGSNGGPIAGRNVYKSHLSTIGSGGNLHTSSSDERLSNNDNYRELDSLNASNGNAFDSFGGLHSRRLGSSRMPRTNPLMQYKREEPLDIQPISSYTTSGNGTRDHHHSSTNGANSRYQRRMSIDSGRTLSDSSTDTESAPKRHPVMSSVGLNSHGNHLAIAIGGGGGVVGSESKRRHHRTSTSKSVEQCEREIQRLQASVDELRQKLEESELKETSEDLEAISHHSDSKIRSIIGRLLAMEEELRREQYKMSLVLSHKQRVIEAQGQQIAALDAANNRLLTALSSLRNRYENNQSNQNDASSPQPNASASSC